TGCGATGCCCATTCTTGACAACGTTGGTGCTGGCGCAGTGAGGACAGTTCATCATGGCTTCCCTTGACTCTATGTCATTTTACACTGTGCAACGCCGTCTTTTAAATCACAGTGTTCTTGGGGCATCTTGTTCTGCTATCGCTCCCCAGGATGTCATTAATCGCTGACGTTCGCCACACCAAGCTTCCATACAGCGCCTTGAGAGACATGGTAGTCTTCTACGATAACGCTCTCATTGCCGCGAGAAACCCCGTGACTGCTGAGATTTACACCTACAACTTCCCAACCCGGATTCGATTTGGTGCTGGTGCCCGCACAGAGCTTTCCCAGACCTTAGCCCAGATCGGCATCCATCGACCGATGATTGTCACCGATCGCGATGTAGTCACCCTGCCTTGGTTTTCCGAGATTCCCGATGCACTCACCTTGCCCGTCGCCACCTTCAGCGGCGTCTGGGGCAATCCGGTGGTCTCCCAGGTTGGGGCAGGGCTTAGGACATGGCAAGAACATGGTGCCGATGGCATTGTGGCTATTGGTGGCGGTGCGCCGATGGATGTGGCCAAGGCGATCGCCCTCATGGCTAACCATCCGGGGCATTTGTTTGACTACGAGGATGGTAAACCAGACGGGCGATCGGTGGATCAACCTGTGCCGCCCATTGTGGCGATTCCTACGACCGCAGGCACGGGCAGCGAAGTGGGGCGCAGCACCGTGATCTCTGATGATCAGACCCATGCCAAAAAAATTATGTTCGACCCTCAGCTCCTGCCCGCTGTGGTGCTAGCCGATCCGGAGTTGCTGCTGGGGCTGCCGGCAGGGATCACCGCCGCTACGGGCATGGATGCCTTGACCCATTTAATTGAAGCCTATTTAGCTAAGGGATATCATCCTATCTGTGATGGCATTGCCCTAGAGGGAATAAGTTTGGTTGCCCAGCATCTAACCAACTGTGTACAGTTTGCCCGACGGCAAAGGGCAGGGGAGATGCTGACGCCGGAAGACCATCAGGCACACCTAGCTGCACGGGGCGGGATGCTCAATGCTTCTATGATGGGAGCGATCGCGTTCCAAAAAGGTCTGGGGGTGACTCATTCCTGTGCCCATGCCTTATCTACGGTGTGTAATACTCACCACGGGCTAGCGAATGGGGTGATGCTATCGGCGGCAATGCGATTCAATATTGTCACCGAGGGCGATCGCTTTTTGCGGATGGCGCGGGTGGTGAACCCCTTGGCCACCAGTGGCTATCAGTTTCTGGAATGGATTGATGCCTTGCGGATGGGTATCGGCATACCCGGCACCTTAACGGAGCTAGAGGTTTCATCTGACGTTCTAGATAAGTTGGTGATGGTGGCAGAACAGGATGGCTGCCATCCCCTCAACCCACGCCCGGTGACTAAGGATGATTTCTACGCCATTTACCAGGATGCCTTAGGCGCTGCTCCATGACCATACTCACCGTTACGGAGGATCCATGATCATGACCGATGTGCTGCATGTGATAAACCCCGCTACCGAGGAACTGCTGGAAGAGGTGCCGGTGGATGATGGGGAGGCGATCGCTCAGAAAGTGTCGCGATCGCGATCGGCTCAGGCGTCCTGGCGCGATCGCCCTTTTGCAGAACGAGCAGCCTGTGTGCGGGCTTTTCGCGATCTGTTGGTGGAGCACCAGGATGAACTAGCGGCTACGTTAACCGCCGAAACGGGTAAGCCGATCCGTCAGTCGCTCAACGAACTCAAAGGTACGCCAGCGCGCATCGACTTTTTTATCGATCACGTACCCCAGGTTGTGGAACCACGGATCATGTACCAAGATCCAGCGAATGCGCTACCGGGAACGGCCGCGTTGGAGGAAGTGCTCAGCTATGATCCCCTCGGGGCGATCGCTAATATCTCCGCCTGGAATTATCCTTACTTTGTGGGTACGAATGTCTTTGTCGCCGCTTTGCTGACGGGCAATACGGTGCTGTATAAACCCTCGGAGTTTGCCACGCTGACGGGATTGGCGATCGCTGCCCTGATGAAAGAAGCTGGGGTGCCGGAGGATGTATTTACGCCGGTGATTGGCGGTGGTGTAGCGGGGGCGGCGCTGTTAAACCAGCCCTTGGATGGCGTTTTCTTCACCGGCTCCTATGCGACGGGCATGAAAATTGCAGGGGCGGCGGCGCAACAGTTGACGAGGGTGCAGTTGGAGCTAGGAGGTAAGGATCCGGTCTATGTCTGTGAGGATGTGGATGTGGAGACCGTCGCTCCAGCGATCGCTGATGGGGCCTTTTACAACAATGGGCAAAGCTGCTGCGCGGTGGAGCGTATCTATGTGCATAGC
This region of Leptolyngbya sp. CCY15150 genomic DNA includes:
- a CDS encoding iron-containing alcohol dehydrogenase, translated to MTAEIYTYNFPTRIRFGAGARTELSQTLAQIGIHRPMIVTDRDVVTLPWFSEIPDALTLPVATFSGVWGNPVVSQVGAGLRTWQEHGADGIVAIGGGAPMDVAKAIALMANHPGHLFDYEDGKPDGRSVDQPVPPIVAIPTTAGTGSEVGRSTVISDDQTHAKKIMFDPQLLPAVVLADPELLLGLPAGITAATGMDALTHLIEAYLAKGYHPICDGIALEGISLVAQHLTNCVQFARRQRAGEMLTPEDHQAHLAARGGMLNASMMGAIAFQKGLGVTHSCAHALSTVCNTHHGLANGVMLSAAMRFNIVTEGDRFLRMARVVNPLATSGYQFLEWIDALRMGIGIPGTLTELEVSSDVLDKLVMVAEQDGCHPLNPRPVTKDDFYAIYQDALGAAP
- a CDS encoding aldehyde dehydrogenase family protein, producing the protein MTDVLHVINPATEELLEEVPVDDGEAIAQKVSRSRSAQASWRDRPFAERAACVRAFRDLLVEHQDELAATLTAETGKPIRQSLNELKGTPARIDFFIDHVPQVVEPRIMYQDPANALPGTAALEEVLSYDPLGAIANISAWNYPYFVGTNVFVAALLTGNTVLYKPSEFATLTGLAIAALMKEAGVPEDVFTPVIGGGVAGAALLNQPLDGVFFTGSYATGMKIAGAAAQQLTRVQLELGGKDPVYVCEDVDVETVAPAIADGAFYNNGQSCCAVERIYVHSNCYEAVVDKFLATVQALKLGDPTDPKTDLGPLSRRPQIDVLQRQVQDAVDKGATLRCGGHPVDRPGWYFAPTVLTEVTHAMAVMQEESFGPIIGIQRVSSDEEAIALMNDTPYGLTASVYCGDRQRATRILQQVRSGTAYWNCCDRVSPYLPWTGRGHSGYGSTLSIDGIRSFVQPRAWHLRTV